The Sorangiineae bacterium MSr11367 genome window below encodes:
- the pnp gene encoding polyribonucleotide nucleotidyltransferase → MSFVRESVIVNGRPLTIETGRLAKQAHGAVLLSYGESVVLVTAVSGDERPGLDFFPLTCEYVEKTFAAGKIPGGFFKREGRQRDDEILTSRLIDRPCRPLFPEGFKKDTQIIATVLSSDKINPTDVLALTGASAALHISDIPWAGPLAGVRVARVHGEFIAFPTFEQQSQSDIDMVVACSKDAIVMVEGGAAEANEGDVLDALWFAHKAAQPILELIERLRAAVGKEKRVFEAVKLDAKIAGRVKDLSDTGILESALIKEKKTRYDSYKSVKTKLTETLLAELGAETFAANEKLIKEEFEERKYHVVREYVLGQNKRIDGRAMDVIRPITTEVGLLPRVHGSALFQRGETQAVVTSTLGTSADEQKIDALTGERWKRFMLHYNFPPFSTGETKPLRGPGRREVGHGALAERALARMIPEQEKFPYTIRVVSETLESNGSSSMAAVCGGTLSLMDAGVPIKSPVAGIAMGLIADAAPGPNQRTAILSDILGDEDHLGDMDFKVCGTERGITAIQMDIKIAGLSREIMSRALDQARAGRLFILGKMLESLTTPRTELSKYAPRITTVKVKPDQIRLIIGPGGKTIKGIIDQTGVAIDVEDDGTVNVASSDSEAVKKALDIIKGLTAEPEVGAVYKGAVQRVTDFGAFVELLPGTDGLLHISEMAHTRVERVTDVMKEGDVVEVKVLSIDRDGKIRLSRRELLPLPEGEEGERAKERMLAARESGGGPPPRRGGGGGDRGGPPRGGPRGGGDRRR, encoded by the coding sequence ATGTCCTTTGTTCGTGAATCGGTCATCGTCAACGGCCGTCCACTCACCATCGAGACGGGTCGTCTGGCCAAACAGGCCCACGGCGCCGTTCTCCTCAGCTACGGCGAGAGCGTGGTTCTCGTCACCGCCGTGTCGGGCGACGAGCGCCCCGGCCTCGATTTCTTTCCGCTCACCTGCGAGTACGTCGAGAAGACGTTCGCCGCTGGCAAAATCCCGGGCGGATTCTTCAAGCGCGAAGGCCGGCAGCGCGACGACGAGATTCTGACGAGCCGCCTCATCGACCGTCCGTGCCGCCCCCTCTTCCCCGAGGGCTTCAAGAAGGACACGCAGATCATCGCGACCGTCCTCAGCTCGGACAAGATCAACCCGACGGACGTGCTCGCACTCACCGGCGCCAGCGCCGCGCTGCACATCTCCGACATCCCCTGGGCCGGCCCCCTCGCTGGCGTGCGCGTCGCGCGCGTTCACGGTGAGTTTATCGCCTTCCCGACCTTCGAGCAGCAGTCCCAGTCGGACATCGACATGGTGGTCGCGTGCTCCAAGGACGCCATCGTCATGGTCGAAGGCGGCGCCGCCGAGGCCAACGAGGGCGACGTGCTCGATGCCCTCTGGTTCGCGCACAAGGCTGCGCAGCCGATCCTCGAGCTGATCGAGCGCCTGCGCGCCGCGGTTGGCAAAGAGAAGCGCGTCTTCGAGGCGGTGAAGCTCGATGCGAAGATCGCCGGGCGCGTGAAGGACCTTTCCGACACGGGCATCCTCGAGTCCGCGCTCATCAAAGAGAAGAAGACGCGCTACGACTCGTACAAGAGCGTCAAGACGAAGCTCACCGAGACGCTGCTCGCGGAACTCGGGGCCGAGACGTTCGCGGCCAACGAGAAGCTCATCAAAGAGGAGTTCGAGGAGCGCAAGTACCACGTCGTCCGTGAGTACGTCCTCGGGCAGAACAAGCGCATCGACGGCCGCGCGATGGACGTCATCCGTCCCATCACGACCGAGGTGGGCTTGCTCCCGCGCGTTCACGGCTCGGCGCTCTTCCAGCGCGGTGAGACGCAGGCGGTGGTCACGAGCACGCTCGGCACCAGCGCCGACGAGCAAAAGATCGACGCGCTCACCGGCGAACGCTGGAAGCGCTTCATGCTGCACTACAACTTCCCGCCCTTCTCCACCGGCGAGACCAAGCCGCTACGCGGCCCCGGCCGTCGCGAAGTCGGCCACGGCGCGCTCGCCGAGCGTGCACTGGCTCGGATGATTCCGGAGCAGGAGAAGTTCCCGTACACGATCCGCGTCGTCTCGGAGACGCTCGAGTCGAACGGCTCATCGTCGATGGCCGCGGTGTGCGGTGGCACCCTCTCGCTGATGGACGCCGGTGTTCCCATCAAGTCACCGGTCGCCGGCATCGCCATGGGCCTCATCGCCGATGCGGCGCCGGGCCCCAACCAGCGCACGGCCATCCTGAGCGACATCCTCGGTGACGAGGACCACCTCGGCGACATGGACTTCAAGGTCTGCGGCACCGAGCGTGGCATCACCGCCATCCAGATGGACATCAAGATCGCGGGCCTCTCGCGCGAGATCATGTCGCGCGCGCTCGATCAGGCGCGTGCGGGCCGCTTGTTCATCCTGGGCAAGATGCTCGAGTCGCTCACCACGCCGCGCACGGAGCTGTCGAAGTACGCCCCGCGCATCACCACGGTGAAGGTGAAGCCCGATCAGATCCGTCTGATCATCGGCCCCGGCGGCAAGACCATCAAGGGCATCATCGACCAAACCGGCGTCGCCATCGACGTGGAAGACGACGGCACCGTGAATGTCGCCTCGAGTGATTCCGAGGCGGTGAAGAAGGCGCTCGACATCATCAAGGGCCTCACCGCCGAGCCGGAAGTGGGCGCGGTCTACAAGGGCGCCGTGCAGCGCGTGACCGACTTCGGCGCCTTCGTCGAGTTGCTCCCGGGCACCGACGGCCTGCTCCACATCTCCGAGATGGCGCACACCCGCGTGGAACGCGTCACCGACGTGATGAAAGAAGGCGATGTCGTCGAGGTGAAGGTTCTCTCCATCGACCGCGACGGCAAGATCCGCCTCTCGCGTCGCGAGCTCCTCCCGCTCCCCGAGGGCGAAGAGGGCGAGCGCGCCAAGGAGCGCATGCTGGCCGCCCGCGAAAGCGGCGGTGGCCCGCCCCCGCGCCGTGGTGGTGGCGGCGGCGATCGCGGTGGTCCGCCGCGCGGCGGCCCCCGAGGCGGCGGCGACCGACGCCGCTAA
- the rpsO gene encoding 30S ribosomal protein S15 — MPLHTEKKSELIDKFRTHETDTGSPEVQIALLTERIGYLTEHFKTHVKDHHSRRGLLRLVSKRRRLLNYLKKSSLDRYRKTVSALNLRK, encoded by the coding sequence ATGCCGCTTCATACCGAGAAGAAGTCCGAGCTCATCGACAAATTCCGCACCCACGAGACCGACACCGGCTCTCCGGAGGTGCAGATTGCGCTTCTTACCGAGCGCATCGGTTATTTGACCGAGCACTTCAAGACCCACGTGAAGGATCACCACTCGCGCCGCGGTCTGCTCCGGTTGGTCTCCAAGCGTCGCCGCTTGTTGAACTACCTGAAGAAGTCGAGCTTGGACCGCTACCGTAAGACGGTTAGCGCTCTCAACCTCCGTAAGTAA